One window of Candidatus Nanosynbacter sp. HMT-352 genomic DNA carries:
- the infB gene encoding translation initiation factor IF-2 — translation MAEKIVNIADSVTVGELAETLGLSVTTLIGELFKNGIAATINQRLDFETAQIIVEELGLDVQLKRKTVSAEIHHHAHKLSDKAVPRPPIVAVMGHVDHGKTSLLDAILDKKTAASEAGGITQHISAYQAQRNGRTITLLDTPGHEAFAALRQHGATLTDVVIIVVAADDGVKPQTVEAIRFARSANAKIVVAINKIDKEAANPQLVKTQLASEHGLNPEEWGGDTVMVEVSAKTGQNLDKLLDMVLLVADMEDLRADEDVPAEGLVIEAHMETGRGAVVGLLVENGHLRPGHYLVAGTAYGRVRTLQDFRGKTVKDAGPSMPVNMTGFKELPQFGDGFEIAKSEKEARNLAQKAKIEQERMAATTNVTGADILKMMNRKLDAEEFNVIVKADVQGSVTSVVDSLKLIDTNGEVELHVVGTGVGNISENDIHLAVGENTVIYGFNVDLPPAVKRLAAREHVEVRIFKVIYELLDDAKASMEALLAPEIVETEIGELEIKGVFRTMREEVIAGGEVKRGKVAKDLLARVKRGGEQIAEVEVSSVQRQQQEAKEVFEGEMCGLSLRTKKKITLEIGDKLEFFTRELVKKTLG, via the coding sequence ATGGCAGAAAAAATCGTCAATATTGCGGATTCGGTAACGGTTGGCGAGTTGGCCGAAACTCTGGGGTTGTCAGTAACTACGCTGATTGGTGAATTGTTTAAGAACGGAATCGCTGCGACAATTAATCAGCGACTAGATTTTGAGACTGCACAGATTATTGTTGAAGAATTGGGGCTGGATGTGCAGCTGAAACGGAAGACGGTTTCAGCAGAAATCCATCACCATGCGCACAAATTGTCAGATAAGGCAGTTCCTCGTCCGCCAATTGTGGCTGTGATGGGGCATGTTGACCACGGTAAAACGAGTTTGCTAGATGCGATTCTTGATAAGAAAACAGCGGCTAGTGAAGCTGGAGGAATTACTCAGCATATTAGCGCTTATCAAGCTCAGCGTAACGGACGGACTATCACTTTATTGGACACTCCAGGTCACGAGGCTTTTGCGGCGCTAAGGCAGCACGGAGCTACATTGACCGATGTGGTGATTATCGTGGTGGCGGCGGATGATGGAGTTAAGCCTCAGACTGTTGAAGCTATTCGATTTGCCAGGTCAGCTAACGCTAAAATTGTGGTGGCAATTAATAAGATTGATAAAGAGGCGGCTAATCCGCAACTAGTAAAGACTCAATTGGCGTCTGAACATGGCTTGAATCCTGAAGAATGGGGTGGCGACACTGTGATGGTTGAGGTTAGTGCAAAAACTGGTCAGAACTTAGACAAGCTTTTGGATATGGTTTTGTTGGTGGCGGATATGGAAGATTTACGTGCGGATGAAGATGTTCCTGCTGAAGGTTTGGTTATTGAGGCGCACATGGAAACTGGTCGTGGTGCCGTGGTTGGTTTATTGGTGGAAAATGGTCATTTGAGACCTGGTCATTATTTGGTTGCTGGGACGGCTTACGGGCGAGTCCGAACGCTTCAAGATTTCCGTGGTAAAACCGTTAAAGATGCCGGTCCAAGTATGCCAGTGAATATGACCGGATTTAAGGAATTGCCACAATTCGGTGATGGATTTGAGATTGCGAAGAGCGAAAAAGAAGCTCGCAATTTGGCGCAAAAGGCTAAAATTGAACAGGAGAGAATGGCAGCCACAACCAATGTTACTGGCGCAGATATTCTTAAGATGATGAATCGGAAACTTGATGCGGAAGAATTTAACGTAATCGTTAAGGCCGATGTTCAGGGTTCGGTAACGTCTGTGGTTGATAGTTTGAAGCTGATTGATACGAATGGCGAAGTTGAGCTCCATGTTGTTGGAACTGGTGTTGGCAATATTTCTGAGAACGATATTCATTTGGCGGTCGGTGAAAATACGGTGATTTATGGCTTTAATGTCGATTTGCCACCAGCAGTTAAGCGATTAGCGGCGCGTGAACATGTGGAAGTACGGATTTTTAAGGTAATTTATGAACTATTGGATGACGCTAAGGCTTCAATGGAGGCTTTGCTAGCGCCAGAAATCGTTGAAACTGAAATTGGTGAGCTGGAAATTAAGGGCGTATTTAGGACGATGCGCGAAGAAGTGATTGCCGGCGGTGAAGTGAAGCGCGGTAAAGTCGCTAAGGACTTGCTGGCGCGCGTAAAACGTGGCGGAGAGCAAATTGCTGAAGTGGAAGTTTCTTCTGTGCAGCGTCAGCAACAAGAGGCAAAAGAGGTCTTTGAAGGCGAAATGTGCGGACTGAGTCTTAGGACAAAGAAAAAAATTACCTTAGAAATTGGCGACAAGCTGGAGTTCTTTACTAGGGAATTAGTGAAGAAAACTCTGGGGTAG